The Candidatus Bathyarchaeota archaeon genome includes a region encoding these proteins:
- a CDS encoding pyruvoyl-dependent arginine decarboxylase, which produces MIPKEFFVTSGEAISPISQLNAFDRALKNAGIEQCNLVPVSSILPPTCKEREWRKIPAGSITHTVIARLDGKGETMIAAGIAWAWEKNMKYGLVAEANGHMDKKALKETLEWKIKEMAKTREIEVDKISYRTEVLRVPIENYGCVIAALVYVP; this is translated from the coding sequence ATGATTCCCAAAGAATTCTTTGTAACAAGCGGAGAAGCAATCAGCCCGATTTCTCAACTTAACGCCTTCGACCGCGCCCTAAAGAACGCTGGAATAGAGCAATGTAACTTGGTTCCTGTGAGTTCCATACTTCCGCCGACATGTAAAGAAAGAGAATGGAGGAAAATACCCGCCGGCTCCATCACTCACACAGTGATAGCGAGATTGGACGGGAAAGGAGAAACAATGATTGCAGCTGGAATTGCTTGGGCATGGGAAAAAAACATGAAATACGGGCTTGTAGCAGAGGCTAATGGACACATGGACAAAAAGGCTCTAAAGGAAACTCTTGAATGGAAAATCAAAGAGATGGCGAAGACACGAGAAATCGAAGTCGATAAAATAAGTTATCGAACAGAAGTTTTAAGGGTGCCCATAGAAAATTATGGCTGTGTCATAGCAGCACTAGTTTACGTACCATAA
- a CDS encoding cupin domain-containing protein, whose translation MDERMLKIIDLENAILKAKKLAEDKLAKGEDADEFIEIGEADEFKIYVAAGETINDSSPDSFHENPRDVFMLVLEGEIEFTFEKGEKTTVKAGQCFVLPKHLKHHCIFRKMTIAIEGVYEKGL comes from the coding sequence TTGGACGAAAGAATGTTGAAAATTATAGACCTTGAAAATGCAATTTTGAAAGCGAAAAAATTAGCTGAAGACAAATTGGCTAAGGGCGAAGATGCCGATGAATTTATAGAAATTGGAGAGGCTGACGAATTCAAAATTTATGTCGCAGCAGGGGAAACCATCAATGATTCTTCTCCAGATTCCTTTCATGAAAATCCGAGGGATGTTTTTATGCTAGTGCTTGAGGGAGAAATAGAATTTACATTTGAAAAGGGAGAAAAAACAACTGTAAAAGCAGGGCAATGTTTTGTTCTGCCAAAGCACTTGAAGCATCATTGCATTTTCAGGAAAATGACAATCGCGATTGAAGGAGTATACGAAAAAGGACTTTAA